One Zetaproteobacteria bacterium DNA window includes the following coding sequences:
- a CDS encoding DNA methyltransferase, protein MIKYIGSKRKLVPLIVDVIRRTGRGQTVVDLFSGTSRVGHALKAAGYRVLANDHNAYAEVLARCYVQADAEDVLDDARKLIREFNQLRGSPGYFTETFCIHSRFFQPKNGERIDAIREAIARKGLDPELEAVVLVSLMEAADRVDSTTGVQMAYLKKWAPRSYNELELRVPNVLPRARAGKGRSFCMDALEAARRLEGDVIYLDPPYNQHSYLGNYHVWETLVRWDKPEVYGVACKRVDVRGRRSVFNSRPRFAAAMHELLMRVRASVVVVSFNNEGFLTRDEIQCMLGSLWDGNAHLAVIQRDYKRYVGAQIGIHNLQGEKVGRVSHLRNKEFVYVASRMPVADELLDIAAEPRSRQMELNMIGVVP, encoded by the coding sequence GTGATCAAATACATCGGCTCCAAGCGCAAGCTCGTACCTCTCATCGTGGATGTGATTCGCCGCACAGGTCGCGGCCAGACGGTCGTCGACCTGTTCTCGGGGACGTCCCGAGTCGGCCATGCACTGAAGGCGGCCGGCTATCGTGTTCTTGCCAACGACCACAACGCCTATGCCGAAGTGCTCGCCAGGTGTTATGTGCAGGCGGATGCAGAGGATGTTCTGGACGATGCGCGCAAACTCATCCGGGAATTCAACCAACTCCGTGGATCGCCCGGATATTTCACCGAGACATTCTGCATACACTCCCGTTTCTTCCAGCCGAAGAACGGTGAACGCATCGACGCGATTCGGGAGGCCATCGCAAGAAAAGGACTCGACCCCGAACTGGAGGCGGTCGTGCTCGTTTCCCTGATGGAGGCGGCGGATCGTGTCGATTCCACCACCGGTGTCCAGATGGCCTATCTGAAAAAGTGGGCACCGCGATCCTACAACGAACTGGAACTGCGTGTTCCGAATGTTCTCCCCCGGGCGCGTGCGGGGAAAGGGCGGAGTTTCTGTATGGACGCGCTGGAAGCCGCTCGCCGTCTGGAAGGGGACGTAATATATCTCGACCCGCCATACAACCAGCACTCCTATCTGGGCAACTACCATGTTTGGGAGACATTAGTACGTTGGGACAAGCCCGAGGTCTACGGCGTCGCCTGCAAGCGCGTGGATGTTCGGGGACGTCGCAGCGTGTTCAACTCCCGGCCGCGATTCGCCGCGGCGATGCATGAACTCCTGATGCGGGTACGGGCGTCGGTCGTAGTGGTGTCCTTCAATAACGAGGGGTTTCTCACCCGAGATGAAATCCAATGCATGCTCGGGAGTCTCTGGGATGGCAATGCCCATCTTGCCGTCATCCAGAGAGACTACAAGCGGTATGTCGGCGCGCAGATCGGCATACATAACCTCCAGGGGGAAAAGGTGGGACGGGTCAGCCATCTTCGAAACAAGGAGTTTGTTTATGTTGCGTCGCGCATGCCCGTCGCGGATGAGCTTTTGGACATTGCCGCGGAGCCGCGCAGTCGTCAGATGGAACTCAATATGATTGGTGTCGTACCATAG
- a CDS encoding hydroxymethylbilane synthase, with product MLHIRIATRRSPLALWQANHVAALLRRHEPAVTTELVRITTRGDKILDVPLAKVGGKGLFTKEIDLALADGRADIAVHSMKDVPTQLPPGMSIVATPERADPHDMIATRQGCGLEGLPAGARVGSSSLRRICQLKQRFPHLRCVPIRGSVQTRLRKLDGEVDAVILAAAGVRRLGLEERMDGVIPVDLMLPAVAQGTLGIQSRDDRPELNRLVARLDHAETADRTRAERAFLARLEGGCQVPIAAYAELRGDELLLRGMIGEEDGSRLLHQSIRGPRGEAETLGRRLADRLLDAGGREILARVYAAGGSGA from the coding sequence ATCTTGCACATCCGCATCGCCACCCGCCGTTCGCCGCTCGCTCTGTGGCAGGCCAACCATGTCGCCGCGCTGTTGCGTCGGCATGAACCGGCGGTCACCACCGAGCTGGTTCGGATCACCACCCGCGGGGACAAGATTCTCGACGTGCCGCTGGCCAAGGTCGGGGGCAAGGGGCTCTTCACCAAGGAGATCGATCTGGCGCTGGCCGACGGACGGGCGGACATCGCCGTCCATTCGATGAAGGATGTGCCGACCCAACTGCCGCCGGGGATGTCGATCGTCGCCACCCCCGAGCGGGCCGATCCCCACGACATGATCGCCACGCGGCAGGGATGTGGGCTGGAGGGGTTACCGGCGGGGGCGCGTGTAGGCAGTTCCAGCCTGCGCCGGATCTGCCAGCTCAAGCAGCGCTTCCCCCATCTGCGATGCGTACCGATCCGGGGCAGCGTGCAGACACGGCTGCGGAAGCTGGATGGGGAGGTCGATGCGGTGATCCTCGCCGCCGCCGGCGTGCGGCGTCTCGGGTTGGAGGAGCGCATGGACGGGGTGATTCCCGTCGACCTGATGTTGCCGGCGGTGGCGCAGGGGACACTGGGGATCCAGAGCCGCGACGACCGCCCGGAGCTCAACCGGCTGGTCGCCCGCCTCGACCACGCGGAGACGGCGGACCGCACCCGGGCCGAGCGCGCCTTCCTCGCCCGGTTGGAGGGGGGCTGTCAGGTGCCGATCGCCGCCTATGCGGAGCTGCGGGGCGACGAGTTGCTGTTGCGCGGCATGATCGGCGAGGAGGATGGCTCCCGCCTGCTCCACCAGTCGATCCGTGGCCCGCGCGGCGAGGCGGAGACGCTGGGGCGCCGGTTGGCCGACCGGCTGCTCGACGCCGGCGGGCGCGAGATCCTGGCGCGGGTCTACGCGGCGGGGGGGAGCGGTGCGTAG
- a CDS encoding outer membrane protein assembly factor BamD: MARAARRRRWGAGWPTGCSTPAGARSWRGSTRRGGAVRRAVVCGWAVLLLLAGCATDKPSLTEQAELDYNKAKRMVEAKRYGEATAFLDHFTAKHPYSKYAPMAELLRIYAAYMGDEVILSEVLAERFLKQHPAYRDRDYAMYMLAMSHYKERSDPERDATHTMKAIEVFRRLEREYPKSPYAADGRRRLQQLYNELAGHELTVARYYFDHRRYVAAANRAQVVLEKYQTSPQIEEALYLLGMSYYRLGLRDSAGEVAQLLAHNYPDSRWRRRLAEALAGG, encoded by the coding sequence GTGGCCCGCGCGGCGAGGCGGAGACGCTGGGGCGCCGGTTGGCCGACCGGCTGCTCGACGCCGGCGGGCGCGAGATCCTGGCGCGGGTCTACGCGGCGGGGGGGAGCGGTGCGTAGGGCGGTTGTATGCGGATGGGCGGTGCTGTTGCTGTTGGCCGGTTGCGCCACCGACAAGCCGTCGCTGACCGAGCAGGCGGAGCTCGACTACAACAAGGCCAAGAGGATGGTCGAGGCCAAGCGCTACGGTGAGGCGACCGCCTTTCTCGACCACTTCACCGCCAAACACCCCTACAGCAAGTATGCGCCGATGGCCGAGCTGTTGCGCATCTACGCCGCCTATATGGGCGACGAGGTGATCCTCTCCGAGGTGCTGGCCGAGCGTTTCCTCAAGCAGCACCCGGCCTATCGCGACCGTGACTACGCCATGTACATGCTGGCGATGAGCCACTACAAGGAGCGCTCCGATCCCGAGCGCGACGCCACCCATACGATGAAGGCGATCGAGGTGTTTCGCCGGCTGGAGCGGGAGTATCCGAAGTCGCCCTACGCCGCGGACGGCCGGCGCAGGCTGCAACAGCTCTACAACGAGTTGGCCGGCCACGAGCTGACCGTGGCGCGCTACTACTTCGATCACCGCCGCTATGTCGCGGCGGCCAATCGGGCGCAGGTAGTGCTGGAGAAGTACCAGACCTCGCCGCAGATCGAGGAGGCGCTCTACCTGCTGGGGATGAGCTACTACCGGTTGGGGTTGCGCGACAGCGCCGGAGAGGTGGCGCAGCTTCTGGCGCACAACTACCCCGACAGCCGGTGGCGTCGGCGGCTGGCCGAGGCGCTGGCCGGAGGGTAG
- a CDS encoding DUF992 domain-containing protein, whose product MRLPALENKSDHPTQGGGLREKPLSRPRRAVRIRGCDVRPWIGCGEAAGDAPCDPRRAEDGSWRNVLRCMTRSRSMWNKARISFVAIALAGAASLATTPAQAAETSAGAKIGVLNCDTVPNTSFTLLIHSTVGVKCVFKSSQGIVEHYKGETGVGLGIDLHADRQTHTAYTVLAADFKKGEYQLAGKYVGAGGSASVGVGVGAHALIGGNNKSITLNPVAISGQKGFGVEGGLTYLYLEPDRAADKK is encoded by the coding sequence ATGCGGCTGCCGGCGCTCGAAAACAAATCGGATCATCCAACGCAAGGAGGAGGGCTTCGCGAGAAGCCGCTGTCGCGGCCACGGAGGGCCGTGCGGATCCGCGGTTGCGATGTGCGCCCGTGGATCGGATGCGGGGAAGCGGCGGGGGATGCCCCTTGCGACCCGCGGCGGGCAGAAGATGGTTCATGGAGGAACGTGTTGCGATGCATGACAAGGAGTAGGAGTATGTGGAACAAGGCAAGGATTTCTTTTGTGGCGATCGCCCTGGCCGGGGCGGCCTCCCTCGCCACCACCCCCGCGCAGGCGGCGGAGACCTCGGCGGGGGCCAAGATCGGTGTGCTCAACTGTGATACGGTGCCCAACACCAGCTTCACCTTGTTGATCCATTCGACGGTCGGTGTGAAGTGTGTCTTCAAGTCGAGCCAGGGGATCGTCGAGCACTACAAGGGGGAGACCGGTGTCGGATTGGGCATCGACCTGCATGCCGACCGTCAGACCCATACCGCCTATACGGTGCTGGCGGCCGACTTCAAGAAGGGCGAGTATCAGCTGGCCGGCAAGTATGTCGGTGCCGGTGGTTCCGCCTCGGTGGGGGTCGGGGTCGGCGCCCATGCCTTGATCGGCGGCAACAACAAGAGCATCACCCTCAACCCCGTGGCGATCTCCGGTCAGAAGGGCTTCGGTGTCGAGGGGGGATTGACCTACCTCTACCTGGAGCCGGATCGCGCTGCCGACAAGAAGTAG
- a CDS encoding 4Fe-4S dicluster domain-containing protein, giving the protein MRVNSRPRLQKECCFNRPFGRPACRSCAEVCPAEAIGWDDEGMPRLDDARCTGCMACVARCPGDAWQDQGWDLLRLRRQAALVVARGRSLLHVRCSAAGEGACDARVTCHGGWDALALAVIAAEGVTRLALHGVEACARCPRRYGGSVVQEQMEHYRTLSRGMVLRLELGSVEGADGAEEPTRRRFFRRLLPALAQGAASVVAAARRPEVEEECEVADGRRPPLRLRLFVRALERPHPSFTPVPASLPLPLGSIQVSDACDGCGACVACCPVDVLGLRRFGAGTILEFDAAACVGCAICLPRCPQSAITMLPAVSLPAMSARRPRPLALVAQEGDGPGG; this is encoded by the coding sequence TTGCGCGTGAACAGCCGGCCGCGGCTGCAGAAGGAGTGCTGCTTCAACCGTCCGTTCGGCCGGCCGGCCTGTCGCAGCTGCGCCGAGGTCTGCCCGGCCGAGGCGATCGGCTGGGACGACGAAGGGATGCCGCGGTTGGACGATGCGCGCTGCACCGGCTGCATGGCCTGCGTGGCGCGATGTCCTGGCGACGCCTGGCAGGATCAGGGTTGGGATCTCCTCCGGCTGCGGCGTCAGGCGGCGTTGGTGGTGGCGCGCGGCCGCAGCCTGCTGCATGTGCGTTGCAGCGCGGCCGGGGAGGGGGCGTGTGATGCCCGGGTCACTTGCCACGGCGGCTGGGATGCCCTGGCTTTGGCGGTGATCGCCGCCGAGGGGGTGACACGGCTGGCGTTGCACGGGGTGGAGGCGTGCGCCCGTTGCCCCCGCCGTTACGGAGGCAGCGTGGTGCAGGAGCAGATGGAGCACTACCGGACGCTTAGCCGCGGCATGGTGCTCCGACTGGAGCTGGGATCGGTGGAGGGGGCGGATGGGGCGGAGGAGCCGACACGGCGCCGCTTCTTCCGGCGGCTTTTGCCGGCGCTGGCGCAGGGTGCCGCTTCCGTGGTGGCCGCGGCCCGTCGGCCGGAGGTGGAGGAGGAGTGCGAGGTGGCTGATGGCCGCCGTCCGCCGCTCCGCCTGCGGCTCTTCGTCCGGGCGCTGGAGCGGCCGCATCCCAGCTTTACGCCGGTGCCCGCCTCCCTGCCGCTGCCGCTGGGGTCGATCCAGGTGAGCGACGCCTGTGACGGCTGTGGGGCGTGTGTTGCCTGTTGTCCCGTGGATGTCTTGGGCTTGCGCCGCTTCGGCGCCGGGACTATCCTTGAGTTCGACGCCGCCGCCTGCGTCGGCTGCGCCATCTGTCTGCCCCGCTGCCCGCAATCGGCCATCACGATGCTGCCGGCGGTCTCCCTGCCGGCCATGTCCGCGCGGCGGCCGCGCCCGCTGGCGCTGGTGGCGCAGGAGGGAGATGGCCCGGGCGGTTGA